The following is a genomic window from Vidua chalybeata isolate OUT-0048 chromosome 29, bVidCha1 merged haplotype, whole genome shotgun sequence.
CTGCGGCTGGAGGAGGCCCGGCTGGTGCTCCTGAAGAAGCTGCGGCAGAGCCAACTCCAGAAGGAAAACGTGGTGCAGAAGGTGAAGGATGGGCATGGGCGGGATAACGGGGAAGGGGTGGACACGGAACCTCCACTCTACCTGTGGGATTCCGTCACTGATCCCCACTCTGAGAAGACaaacccacagctctgcccctggaTTCCCACTCTGAATGCTCATCCTGGGTCTCCTTCCTGCCCCCCCAGACTCCCGTTGTCCAGAACGCCGCGTCCATCGTGCAGCCGTCCCCCACCCACGTGGGGCAGCAGGGCCTGTCCAAGATCCCCTCCCGGCCCGGAGCTCAGGGGGTGGAGCCACAGAATTTAAGGACATTACAGGTGAGCATTCCcgtttttcctggaaaatgctgatttcagTGGGTGCACAAAGAGCTGAGGGGCTTTTTCCAAGAGGCGGGGGAATTCCCTCAGTTCCTTGGGGTTGGATTTGGGTTTGTCAGGAATTagactcagtgatccttgtggagCTGGATGTTCCATGATCCTCTGAATGTCTGGTGTCCCAGCTGGAGTGGGATGAGGATGGTGGAAATTCTCCAAGGCCTGCAGCTTTCCTACTGCTCCCAAAGGAAAagcccctggaagtgtttgctCCATGGATTTTTGCCTCTCTCCTTGACCACGGAGGAATTCCAGCCTCCCACAGGAAATAAGGATGTGCCAGCTTGAGCTGGGGAAAGGGCCAAAATCCTGTAAAATCCAGGACAGTCTGGGGAAAAGCGAGGGATTTGGGGCATTAGAGGTTAACTGGGATTCTGGATAAGTGGGAATTCGTGGATGAGGGAATTTTGTTACTGGGCTCAGGGAGCGCTGGGAGGGATGGCTGGGGCTGTTCTGTGGGATCTGATTCCCTGATTCCATGTGGATTCCCTGGCAGGGCCACAGCGTGATCCGCTCggctgccagctcagccctgccccacaTGTTGATGTCCCAGCGCGTCatcgcccccagccccgcccaGCTCCAGGGCCAGCGCGGGCCCCAGAAACCCGGCCTGGTCCGCAGTTCCACGCCCGGGATGAGCCCTGCCATCAACTACCAGCCGGTGGGTCACTGGTTTGAACTGCCTGGGTACTGATTTGGACTGGTTTTCACTGGTTTGGGCTGCCTGGGCACTGGTTTGGGCTGGTTGGGCACTGGTTTGGGCTGCCTGGGCACTGGTTTAGGCTGGTTGGGCACTGGTTGGTACCAGTTTGCACCCGTTTTTTACCGGTTTGTACCGGTTTGGGCCAGTTGGAGCTGGTTGAGCACTGGTTTGAGCACTGGTTTGTACCAGTCTGcactggtttggactggtttcCACGACCTCCACCTCAAAACCACCCCTGCTTACACCTCCCCTCCACAATTCCCAGGACTCCCCAGCCCTTGTGCCCCCCCTGACAGCTCCTGGCACTCCGAGGGCTGCCCGGCCCCTGCTCTGTGAGCCCGGTGCTCCCAgcaatcccaaattcccacctaatcccaaattccctcccaGCAATCCCCAATTCCCGCCCTAACCCCATCTCCTCCGCAGCAATCCGGCTCCTCGGTGCCGTGCCAGCGCTCGTCGTCCTCCGCCATCTACATGAACCTCGCGTCCCACATGCAGCCGGGCTCGGTGGCCCGCGtgtcctcccctctccccagccccagcgctCTCTCTGACGCCGCCAATTCCCAGGCTGCCGCCAAGCTGGCGCTCCggaagcagctggagaagacGCTCCTGGAAATTCCGCCGCCGAAGCCGCCAGCGCCGCTTCTGCACTTCCTGCCCAGCGCGGCCAACAGCGAGTTCATCTACAtggtggggctggaggaggtggtgCAGAGCGTCATCGACAGCCAAGGTCATTGTCCAGGCTCATCCCGAGGATTCTGGGCGGTTCAGCCTCTGATTCTTGGCATTTCGGGATGAAGTTGTGGGGTTTAGGGCAAAgttgtgggatttggggggtgcGTGGAAGGGTTTTAGAAGGAGGTGGTGGGGAAgctgtggaattttggggtgggttCAAAGGTTTTTAACAGGTTTGGAGGATTTCAGGTCAAATTTGTGGGATTTTAAGACCaaattttcaggattttggcCGATTCGCCAAAAACTTCAGTATTTCCACCCAGTTTTTTGTGATTTCAGTCGGAATTTTTAGGATTTCAGCCCGACGTTGTGCTCTGGCTGGGTGCtgaggcggggggggggctgtgTGGCTGTGTTCCAGGGAAGAGCGCCCCGGCAGTGCCGCGCGTGGAGCCGTTTGTGTGCGCACAGTGCCGCACGGATTTCACGCCACACTGGAAGCAGGAGAAGGGTGGGCGGATCCTGTGCGAGCAGTGCCAGACCTCCAACCAGAAGAAGGCACTCAAGGCCGAGCACACGAATCGCCTCAAGAATGCCTTCGTCAaggccctgcagcaggagcaggtgggGAGCGCCTGGCACGGCCCCTTCCAGTTggctcatcccatcccaaaccatcccaaaccaccctgtcccatcccattccattatccccatcccattccggcccattgatcccatcccatggatcccatcccattgttcccatggatcccatcccattgattCCAGCCC
Proteins encoded in this region:
- the GATAD2B gene encoding transcriptional repressor p66-beta, translated to MDRMTEDALRLNLLKRSLEPAEEREDVLAKRLKMEGHEAMERLKMLALLKRKDLAGLEVPHELPVKPDGIKGYEEKLNGSLRPHGDGRSAARPGKENINDEPVDMSARRSDQDRGRLTPSPDIIVLSDNEASSPRSSSRMEERLKAANLEMFKGKSLEERQQLIKQLRDELRLEEARLVLLKKLRQSQLQKENVVQKTPVVQNAASIVQPSPTHVGQQGLSKIPSRPGAQGVEPQNLRTLQGHSVIRSAASSALPHMLMSQRVIAPSPAQLQGQRGPQKPGLVRSSTPGMSPAINYQPQSGSSVPCQRSSSSAIYMNLASHMQPGSVARVSSPLPSPSALSDAANSQAAAKLALRKQLEKTLLEIPPPKPPAPLLHFLPSAANSEFIYMVGLEEVVQSVIDSQGKSAPAVPRVEPFVCAQCRTDFTPHWKQEKGGRILCEQCQTSNQKKALKAEHTNRLKNAFVKALQQEQEIEQRLQQQAALSPTAAPAVPSVGKQDGILRHHTLRQAPQPQSSLQRGIPTSARSMLSNFAQAPQLSVAGGLLGMPGVNIAYLNAGIGGHKASSLADRQREYLLDMIPPRSISQSISGQK